In the genome of Vicia villosa cultivar HV-30 ecotype Madison, WI linkage group LG7, Vvil1.0, whole genome shotgun sequence, one region contains:
- the LOC131619480 gene encoding uncharacterized protein LOC131619480 — protein MYRGGWTEVSYKKRFAPKWDTFPFGGRNRNPSASLGEVTSLFVSDFPEGTTAKDLFQLFGCYGSVVEVAISPRRNSFGKRFGFARFVEVIDGRLLAVRLDNIIIGGKKIHVNLPRFKRDSYRRVKGHGEPVLGKIGVPRNRFHPASNGIPRSEARKGHSYAEVVGGSHQDNDSKVSENMLVLQSSEALRGRLERAFVGKVRIPGSAHIIQTQFEMEGVFAVKVSPMGSNWCLLEENEEGFIEDLIGEGEVWWKTWFLEIKKWEPGAVDQHRDVWIRIYGIPLHAWSSDCFTALAE, from the coding sequence ATGTATCGTGGTGGATGGACTGAGGTTTCCTATAAGAAACGGTTCGCCCCGAAATGGGACACTTTTCCTTTTGGTGGTCGTAATCGTAACCCGTCTGCCTCGCTAGGGGAAGTTACTTCTTTGTTCGTGTCGGATTTTCCAGAAGGGACAACAGCTAAGGATTTGTTTCAGCTTTTTGGGTGTTATGGTTCGGTGGTGGAGGTGGCGATTTCACCAAGGAGGAATTCTTTTGGGAAACGATTTGGCTTTGCTCGGTTTGTGGAGGTAATCGACGGTAGACTCTTAGCTGTGCGTCTGGACAATATAATTATTGGTGGTAAGAAAATACATGTCAATTTGCCAAGATTCAAAAGGGATTCTTACAGGAGAGTTAAGGGTCATGGGGAGCCTGTGTTGGGCAAGATTGGGGTTCCACGAAATAGGTTTCACCCTGCCAGTAATGGAATTCCAAGGTCTGAGGCTCGGAAGGGCCACTCTTATGCTGAGGTCGTGGGAGGGAGTCATCAGGATAACGATTCGAAAGTATCGGAGAACATGTTGGTGCTTCAATCATCGGAAGCCTTAAGAGGCCGGTTGGAGAGAGCTTTTGTGGGCAAAGTCCGTATTCCGGGATCGGCTCATATCATCCAAACTCAATTCGAAATGGAAGGAGTTTTCGCTGTTAAAGTGTCCCCTATGGGTAGCAATTGGTGTCTGCTAGAAGAAAATGAGGAGGGCTTTATTGAAGATCTCATTGGTGAAGGAGAGGTGTGGTGGAAGACTTGGTTTTTGGAGATCAAAAAATGGGAACCTGGTGCTGTAGATCAGCATAGAGATGTGTGGATTCGGATTTACGGGATCCCTCTCCATGCTTGGAGTTCTGACTGTTTTACGGCATTGGCTGAATAA